The Candidatus Goldiibacteriota bacterium nucleotide sequence CCCGGACAGCGCGGGAGCGCTATCCCTACTAAAACAAATACCTGACATTTAAGTACAAACACTAAACACCAAGATCTAAACAACGCGCCCTAAAGGGTGCGCCTACCAAACCATCTAAGCATCCAACCTTCCAATCATCTAAGCATCCAAGCTTTACTCCGCTATCTGTTCCCTTATCTTTTCCCTGTATTTCCTAAGGTCTGCAACCGTTATCTTTTCCATTCCCTTTTTACCAATCTCATCCACAATTTTTCCCATCTCTGCCCTTCTTTTATCATCCTCAAACCGCTGTGCCGCAAGTTCCTGCGCTTCCGCGTCTTCCGCATCAATGGACGCCAGTGTCAGCTCCCTGACATTATTTCTTAAATAATTTATTTCAAACATATAAATTTCCTGAAAAAGTTCAAGATATTCAAGCCGCTTTTCAATTCCCGGAACCCTTGCGTCTTCCACCGCTGATACAGACGCGCTTTTAGCTATAGGGTCAGGAGCGGGAAACGGCACGGGAACGGTTTTCTTTTTACATGAAATGGCAGCGGCCGCAATAAAAACAAGAAGGACAAATACAATAATTTTTTTCATATTATTACCTCCGTTTTTTTACTAATAAGTTCCCGTATATCTCATCACAGTGGCTTTTAATGATGCTGTGGCATCACGGAATATAACGTAAGGCATCTGCGCGGATATATCATATGATAAATCAACAAACTCCGTGGCACCGTCTGAAATGTCGTAACCCACAATTTCCCATACCCCTGTTTTATTTCTTGCCACAGTTACCGTGTTTCCCCTGCCGCCGTCTTTATACGCCACAAACGGCGTACCCAAATGCACAAACAGGGATATTGAATCACAGTTAGTATTGGAGAACGTTGACGAACCCACATAAGACCACACCGTGGTTTCGTATTTCATTACCGATACCCTTCCTGAATTACCGGTATCGCGGAAAGCCACATATGGCGTCCCGTCATACACAAACACCGACGGTGAATACGAATTGCCAATTGAAATACCGTCAGCTGAACCAATATTCACCCAGCCTTTAACGTCATAAATATCATATGATATCACCCTTAATTTAAATGATTTATCAGGGTCAGAAAAGGCAACATAAACATTGCCGTCAACGGCGAAAAGAGACGTCTCCGCGGTCTTTACTGACGGCGACGTGGTTCCCGCTTCTTCCCATTCCCCAAATGCTACCCTGAATTTCCTTACATGAAGGTAATCTACATCGTCCCTGTACGCAAGATAAAGTGTACCCTCGCTTTTATCTATCCCAAAAGAAATGTCATATGCCGCCGTATCTGAAATATCCGCGGTGCCCACATCCTGCCAGCTGCCGGCCATAAATTTTCTGACAGTTGCTTTAAAACCTTTTGTATCATCCCTGTACGCCACATAAGGGACTCCGTTATATACTTTAATGACGGTATCGTATGCGATGCCTGCCGATATCCCGCCTTCAGGGCCGACAAATGACCATACGCCGGATTCATATTTTTTCACCACGGCTTTTTCGGAATATCCCAGGTCTCTATAGACAACATATATAATGCCATTATAAATATCCACTGAATCAAAATCTGCCTGCCCTTTTGATATACCTTTGGCTCCCATTACTTCCCAGAACGGTGTGGCGGTATTGGTAACAGTGGGTGTAGGAGTTGCAGTGGCCGTTATTGTGGCAGTGGCGGTTATGGTAATTGTGGGCGAAAAAGTGTGCGTCTGCGTGATTGAAAAAGTGGGGGTTATTGAATGCGTGGGTGTTATTGAATGCGTCAGAGTTATTGTTGAAGTCTGCGTTATAGTGGGCGTTGCCGAATGCGTGGGTGTTATGGTAAAAGTGGCGGTGACTGTAGACGTGGGCGGTATAACGTGAATAAGCGGCGATGATGCGATAGGATGAATATCCGCGCCAAACGGGTCAACATAAGTTGCAAGCGTGTAAGTACCCGCGCCGGCGGTTGCAAACCCGGGCTCTATCCCTGTTTTCTTATACCCGTAAATTATCGTTACAGTTCCGCCCGCGGAAAGGTTTTTAACCCTGATTATCATATCCATAATATCTTCCTGAAGCCCAACGATTGAAGCCCCCGATGATGCAACAGCTGAAAACTGCCCGGCATAACCTTCTTCAACTTCCGGCGGCGTCCATCCCGACGGCAGCGTTATTCTTATCGTTCCGCCTTCATTGGAACTTGTCCACGCCGTTGTTCCAGCAGTATAGACAAGCATTATCGTGTTGCCTGTTGTATTCTCTGTCAGATACTGCGGTATTACCGTCATTGTGCCTTCGCCGATTATAGGCGTATTAGTGGGAGTAACTGAAGGTGTAGGTATTAAAACCATTACCTGCGGATTAACCGCAATAGGAAGCGTTGAATCCCCCATTTCTGCTGCCGACACTTCAAATGTGAAATTGCCGGAATTTGGAATATAAGCGCCCGGCCCGCCGGATGACATGGAACCGTAAGTCACGGCCACTGTGCCTGTTAAAGCAGGAAGCGACGCCACTTTTATTATCATGGTTCTGTCAACCGCGTCAATTCCCACAAGCTGGCCGCCTGAAGGAAGCGATACTTCGTAATAGCCGGCGTTATTTCCCGCAAGGCTTGGCAGGCTCCACCCTTCCGGGACTGTAATCCTTAGTGTCCCGTAAATAGGGCTTGGCCCCTGCCAGCTTACAGAGCCGCAGTTAAAAGTAATGGTTACGGTATTGCCGTATACGCCTGAAAAAAGCGGATTGGATGAAGCCGACGCGGTACCGCTGTTATATGTTATTACGTTTGTATTTGTAATGGTTACTGTAAGCGTGGGCGAACTATGAGTATTTGTAACAGATGCAGTGGTCGTTGCAGTTTCTGTGAATGGAGGGGTTGCTGTTCGCGTTAAAGTCACGGTTGATGAAGTTTCCGCCGTCGGCGAATCTGATACAGTTAATGTCGGGGTCGCTGATAAAGTAACCGTGGCTGAATTAATTAAGGATGTATTTGTGATAGTGATTGAGGGAGTTGATGTAGAAGAATCAGCAGGTATTACGGTATGCGTGACTGTTACTGTTACTGTTATTGTTGCCGTATTTACCGCCGTCGGTATAGATGTAATATCAACAGGCGTATCTGTGGCGATGATAGGCGCCGGAGAAGGTGCGGTAAAGCTGTTTTTCTTTCCGCAGGAAAACAGGAAAAAAACGGCTGTCAGCAGGAAAACAATGCCGATAAAAGCCTTATTTTTCATGCGTTTTTATAACCTCCAAGTCACATTTGCAGTTAATATATATAAATTATACAGGGATTCAATACAAGTGGCAAGGGGCAAGTTGCAGAGAATAGAGGGACAGAGGGACGGATGCACGGAGGGACGGGAAGAACAGCGGTTTAAGCTATAGGCAGTTAAGCAGAAGCGTAATCCATAACCGTCCGGAAAGCTATGCGATCAGAGAGAAGAATCAATGAAAAACAGGTTTTGGCAATGTGTTTCGCTTATGCTTAATTGCCTAACTGCTTATTGCTTAAACTGTTACTACCTTACCACCGTAAATTTGCCGGAGGTTTCCTGATATTCGCCTTTTTTACTTCGGGCTTCAATGCGGTAAATATATAACCCGGACGCGCTTTTTGCGCCGGCATTATTTCGTACATCCCAGTCAAACGCATTTGTGCCGGCAAAGAATTCCTGCTGAATCTTTCTTACAGGTTCGCCTGAAACTGTGTATATATTAAGCGTGACTTCGGAATCCACGCTTACATAAAAAACAATTTTCGCGGATGACTTCGCCGGGTTAGGAAAAACATTAACGGTATTAAGCCAAAGATACGGCGCGGGCGTGGGTGTAATTGTATAAGTCGGCGTTATGGTGGACGTTGGTGTTATGGTGGATGTCGGCGTAATTGTAGCCGTAAAAATCGCGGCCACGGCCTTATTGGAACGCGCGGTTTCATAATCTACCCAATACGCATCCGTGTATCCGGATGCGGCTTCATTTTCCACTATTATTCCCTCTTCCGGATTTATACGCGCCCTGAACCACACGGAAAACTGCGAGCTTAAAGCGGACAGCGCGCCTATGCTCCAGGAAATAACCCTGCCCGAAAGTGAATATCCCGGTGAAGCGTCAATAAAAGACGTGTTCCACGGCAGCGTATCCCATATATAAACCGAAGAAGCGGCAGAACCGCCTGTATTTGAATATGAAATATTATAACTTAGAGTATCACCGTAAAAAGCTTCGGCAGGATCAACGCTTTTAATCATATCTACATTGGCACCCGATATATAAGGCAGCCCGTAATAGGTAATAAAAGTTTTCTCCTCCCCCGGCAGGTATACAGAAGGCTCCCAGTACATTGCAGTTGCTATA carries:
- a CDS encoding DUF11 domain-containing protein encodes the protein MNKIIVLLAAMLCLYTPVYAISNAYIDARTATMTAYEDTVYSHDSLRNLKGRFTAGTAEGYVLLYGFPAAPWSSFTTIKIDYPNGGTAAFGYGGEYISGPSDSSGNSVNTTVWKISNIQITQALSLVDNPRGSGVPDTLEVKYVIENLNTVNASVGLRVMLDVKLGMQDNSPIFVQGAGRIQKEREWIGAAVPEAWQTVDRYDDPQLKAEGGLSTGSATKPDRFLVGQWPNMYSNLWLYTLNTTDNIADIATAMYWEPSVYLPGEEKTFITYYGLPYISGANVDMIKSVDPAEAFYGDTLSYNISYSNTGGSAASSVYIWDTLPWNTSFIDASPGYSLSGRVISWSIGALSALSSQFSVWFRARINPEEGIIVENEAASGYTDAYWVDYETARSNKAVAAIFTATITPTSTITPTSTITPTYTITPTPAPYLWLNTVNVFPNPAKSSAKIVFYVSVDSEVTLNIYTVSGEPVRKIQQEFFAGTNAFDWDVRNNAGAKSASGLYIYRIEARSKKGEYQETSGKFTVVR